The following coding sequences are from one Mesorhizobium onobrychidis window:
- a CDS encoding cytochrome-c peroxidase, which yields MNRVSRLLALLVMAVLAGCGKPEFSDAEKKTIASLALSALPPLKADTTNRFADVPAAAALGATLFFDVGMSGEGKVSCSTCHKIDRQFQDDLPQAVGVGRTNRRTMPLAGVAHDAWLFWDGRRDSLWAQALAPLENPLEQAGNRAAYAHYIKARFGERYERIFGPLPDLSTVPANASPLGSDAEKAAWNAMSDAQAQGVNRVFANIGKAIAAFERSIAPPHTRFDRFAAALDTGIQTPQGDDAFSPEEILGLKLFIGKANCVTCHTGPRFTDGSFHNTGVPPVTNLPPDRGRMDAVAQVEADPFNCFGAFRDGDASACGELRFMVKAGPELVRAYKTPSLRGAATRAPYMHAGQFSSLDEVVAHYSKAPASVEGVSEVHPLQLSNRERAALVAFLKTLAE from the coding sequence GTGATGGCCGTGCTTGCCGGCTGCGGCAAGCCAGAGTTTTCCGATGCCGAAAAGAAGACAATCGCCTCGCTGGCGCTGTCGGCGCTGCCGCCGCTGAAAGCCGACACCACAAACCGCTTCGCCGACGTGCCGGCCGCGGCCGCCCTCGGCGCGACGCTGTTTTTCGACGTCGGGATGAGCGGCGAGGGCAAGGTTTCCTGCTCGACCTGTCACAAGATCGACCGGCAGTTCCAGGACGACCTGCCGCAAGCGGTCGGTGTCGGCCGCACCAACCGGCGCACCATGCCGCTGGCCGGCGTCGCGCATGATGCATGGTTGTTCTGGGACGGGCGGCGCGACAGTCTTTGGGCGCAGGCGCTGGCGCCGCTGGAAAATCCGCTGGAGCAGGCCGGCAACCGCGCCGCCTACGCGCACTATATCAAGGCGCGATTCGGCGAGCGCTACGAGCGCATCTTCGGGCCGCTGCCCGACCTTTCGACTGTGCCGGCCAATGCCAGCCCGCTCGGCAGCGATGCCGAGAAGGCTGCCTGGAATGCCATGTCCGATGCACAGGCCCAGGGCGTCAACCGCGTCTTCGCCAATATCGGCAAGGCGATCGCCGCCTTCGAGCGATCGATTGCGCCGCCGCACACGCGCTTCGACCGGTTCGCCGCCGCCTTGGATACCGGTATACAGACTCCGCAAGGCGACGATGCCTTTTCGCCCGAGGAGATCCTCGGGCTAAAACTGTTCATCGGCAAGGCCAATTGCGTGACGTGCCATACCGGGCCGCGTTTCACCGACGGCAGCTTTCACAACACCGGCGTGCCGCCGGTTACAAATCTGCCGCCGGATCGCGGCCGCATGGATGCGGTGGCGCAGGTCGAGGCCGATCCGTTCAACTGCTTCGGCGCCTTTCGCGATGGCGACGCCAGCGCCTGCGGCGAGCTGCGCTTCATGGTCAAGGCCGGACCGGAACTCGTCCGCGCCTACAAGACGCCGTCGCTGCGCGGCGCCGCCACCCGTGCGCCCTACATGCATGCCGGGCAATTTTCTTCGCTCGACGAGGTGGTGGCGCATTATTCGAAAGCGCCGGCCAGTGTCGAGGGTGTATCCGAGGTCCACCCGCTGCAGCTTTCGAACCGCGAGCGCGCGGCGCTGGTGGCGTTTTTGAAGACGCTGGCGGAGTGA
- a CDS encoding Lrp/AsnC family transcriptional regulator, giving the protein MTEDQLDRIDRNILSALGSDGRLSMSELAAKVGLSKTPVQARVKRLEKDGIIRGYQAIIDRERMGEGHVAFVQVKLSDTRSAALDAFNRAVQAVPEIEQCHMMASSFDYLLKVRTTDIAAYRRVLGERISALPHVAQTSTFVAMETVKDR; this is encoded by the coding sequence ATGACAGAAGACCAATTGGACCGCATCGACAGGAACATCCTGTCGGCGCTGGGCAGCGACGGCCGGCTTTCCATGTCGGAACTCGCGGCAAAGGTCGGCCTGTCGAAGACGCCGGTGCAGGCGCGGGTCAAGCGGCTGGAAAAAGACGGCATCATCCGCGGCTACCAGGCGATCATCGATCGCGAGCGCATGGGCGAAGGCCATGTCGCCTTCGTCCAGGTGAAATTGTCCGACACCCGCTCGGCCGCGCTCGACGCCTTCAACCGCGCCGTGCAGGCGGTGCCGGAGATCGAGCAATGCCATATGATGGCGTCGAGCTTCGATTATCTCCTGAAAGTCCGCACCACCGACATCGCCGCCTACCGCCGCGTGCTCGGCGAGCGCATCTCCGCCCTGCCCCACGTCGCCCAGACCTCGACCTTCGTGGCGATGGAGACGGTGAAGGATCGGTAG